The sequence below is a genomic window from Methanobacterium sp. Maddingley MBC34.
CCCTCTTTTATCCCTCCTAAAAGAATAGGAAGGGGGTTATTTGTGGTCAGGGTGGTATTTGGGAATGTGTTCTGCCCGTACTCTTTTAAGCTCTGCTTCAGGTAGTAAGCTCATTAACTCCCAACCGAGGTCCAGGGTTTCCTGGATGGACCTGTCTTCGTCCCTGCTCTGGGTGATGAATTTACCTTCAAAACCATCGGCAAAGGCCAGGAATTTACGGTCACGCTCGGTAAGAGCTTCTTCACCAACCACAGCCATCAGGTCTCTGAGGTCACGTCCTTCAGCGTATGCTGAGTAAAGCTGGTCAGAAACACCACTGTGATCTTCACGGGTCTGTCCTTCACCAATTCCCCCACTCATAAGTCGAGATAGGGATGGTAACACATCTACTGGTGGATAAATACCTTTACGGTGTAAGTCCCTGGACAGAACAATCTGTCCTTCAGTGATGTAACCGGTTAAATCTGGAATAGGGTGAGTTATATCGTCCTGAGGCATCACCAGAATAGGCATCTGGGTGATGGAACCCTCTTTACCAGTTATACGTCCTGCCCTTTCATATAAACTGGAAAGGTCAGTGTACATGTAACCAGGGTAACCCCTACGTCCAGGCACTTCGTCACGTGCAGCGGAAATTTCCCTTAGAGCTTCTGCGTAGTTGGTCATATCAGTTAATATAACCAGAACGTGCATGTCATGTTCAAAGGCGAAGTATTCCGCGGTGGTTAATGCCATACGGGGTGTGATGATCCTTTCAATTGCAGGGTCGTCAGCCAGGTTCATGAACACAGTTACACGTTCTAGTGCTCCTGTTCGTTCAAAATCACGCATGAAGTAGTTTGCTTCTTCGTGGGTGATACCCATTGCTGCGAATATAACTGCAAACTCTGATTCTTCAGCTAACACTTTGGCCTGTCTTGCGATCTGGGCGGCTAGCTCGTTGTGAGGTAAACCGGATCCAGAAAAGATTGGCAGTTTTTGTCCACGTACCAGGGTGTTCATTCCGTCGATGGTGGATATACCGGTCTGGATGAATTCTGCGGGGAACTCCCTGGCAGATGGGTTCATGGGGCTTCCGTTGATGTCCAGTTCTTTTTCAGGGATGATTTCTGGTCCGCCATCTATGGGGTTTCCAGTACCACCGAATATTCGTCCGAGCATGTCCAGTGAAACTCCTATACGAGCGGTTTCTCCGGTGAATCGT
It includes:
- a CDS encoding ATP synthase, B subunit (PFAM: ATP synthase alpha/beta family, beta-barrel domain; ATP synthase alpha/beta family, nucleotide-binding domain; ATP synthase alpha/beta chain, C terminal domain~TIGRFAM: ATP synthase archaeal, B subunit) is translated as MNANIKTREYTTVREVAGPLMIVEGVEGVAYNEIVDIETPNGDMRRGQVLEVKRDVAVVQVFEGTDDLNTSTTKVRFTGETARIGVSLDMLGRIFGGTGNPIDGGPEIIPEKELDINGSPMNPSAREFPAEFIQTGISTIDGMNTLVRGQKLPIFSGSGLPHNELAAQIARQAKVLAEESEFAVIFAAMGITHEEANYFMRDFERTGALERVTVFMNLADDPAIERIITPRMALTTAEYFAFEHDMHVLVILTDMTNYAEALREISAARDEVPGRRGYPGYMYTDLSSLYERAGRITGKEGSITQMPILVMPQDDITHPIPDLTGYITEGQIVLSRDLHRKGIYPPVDVLPSLSRLMSGGIGEGQTREDHSGVSDQLYSAYAEGRDLRDLMAVVGEEALTERDRKFLAFADGFEGKFITQSRDEDRSIQETLDLGWELMSLLPEAELKRVRAEHIPKYHPDHK